Part of the Toxotes jaculatrix isolate fToxJac2 chromosome 8, fToxJac2.pri, whole genome shotgun sequence genome is shown below.
GTCCCGATAGAGTGGAAAACTGtggttgtttttaaaatattacaatTAGAGAAGTGGAAGCGGTCATTCATTGGATAGTTGTTACTTCGGAAATTCACTGTTTGCATCCAAGAGAAACTGCATTAGGATCTGATCTATTTCCTCATACAGTAAACTGATGTATTTTAAAGGATGTTTCAGTCTGCCGGATAGTAGTACATCATCAGCGTGTTGACTGATTTTGTGATTATTAGATTATTGACACCAACTGGAATATCTGGAAAAATCTGATTGGAGATTGCAAAGAAACATTATCTCGTCCACTAATTCGTTCACTTCATTTTTCGGTGTTTAAAAAGGGCCACGATCCTTCTCTAATCTTAACAAAGTTCTTTGAGCACCTAAAACAAAAACCATAGAAATCCTGAGAATGCTTTAGTTGCTGTGAGTGGatactgcaggaaaacaaatttTGTTGATGCACTCACTATCGCCATTATCCAGGTGGCATTAAGTTTCTTTCAAAGATGTATTTGCAGTTGCAAATGTGTAGCATGTAAACATCATTTGTAGGAAACGGGGTTGAGCTAAATGATAGTAGCCAACAGCAGCATGGTCACATATGGTGacaccatttctctctctctcttttacttgAGGCAGGGCCTAATTACTGGGCAAGTCTTATGAACAAGTGATAAACAAATTCATTAAAGAAGAGATGGTTGATCTGTAATGTGCCAGTGGACAGTCTGGTTCCCTAATCTGTCATCTCTGCCTAAACAAAAATCGGTGCTGACAGATGCGTGTACAACTGGTCCACAAGTGTTATCTAACATCATTAACTGTGAGTCTTTACAGCATATATTTTCTTTAGCCAGACATACAATAAGGTTGTGTACTGTAAACACCGCAGGAAACAATGTCGACTGGAAAAGCAAGAGATGTGAGGTCGGCACTAGTTGCTCCATTTCCGTGTTATGGCCCGGAGCGGAAACAAGGCAGATGGAGTCAGAGAACACAGAAGCATAAGTAAAGCAGGACATGCACAATGAGAATTTACAGTACTTCATCTTCCTCAGCCTTTGCCAGTAATTCAGAAAAGTTTGAGACTTTCTCTGGTTATTTACCATACTGTCAATACAGTCATCAGGTGTCAGAAGTTTCAGTGGAACACCGGAAATTCCTCTCACCTGTGAGGCTGTATTACCCCAACTGAATCAGTTCCCTTGTCTCTAacgtttttaacttttttttcttgcgtTTTAGTTCctggctgtgaaaaaaaaattatagtgtAGCTGGTGTTGAACCAGAGTTCACTGCCTGCTGTGCATCTGTTCTCCCTTCACTCTTCACCTCCAGCCAGAGGTCACGTCCCAcagctgtgtagtgtgtgtgtgtgtgtgtgtgtgtgtgtatagaagCATGTGTGCAGTTTATCTACAGTGCAGCATGTACCTGGGTTTGTGTGTTAAAAgttgttttatctgtttatttgtgcacatgcatttatttatttatttgaacgTGTGTGCATTCATATGATCATGATGTGGTGTATATTTATATCCATGTGTAGTCAGCAGAAAagatctctccctctctctccctccctctctctcgcttgCAGTGGTTTTAATCAGTATTCCTCCTACAGCCTCTAATTCAACCTCCCCTGAACTGCCACAACTGTAATAGAATCAAAAGTCTCCTCACATCATTTGCATTTTCCATTACTGGAAAGGATATCCACGTAGAAATAATGATCATAGTTATGCTAATGCTTGTTAAGACCATGAATACTAAGCAGGACATGGATGTTTCTTAGGTAACCAACCAAGCACTTGAGTGTATCTTATTCCCATATTGTGTCTTTAAGCAGCACTGACATCATATAAAtggatttaaatgaaaatcagtctgtcacacagacattttGTAGCCAGGAAGAGACACGCACGGTGGTGATGGGGTGTAAAAAAAAGAGCATACATTAAGGATAAAGCAATATTTCAACATAACTCACAATGGCAATGGACAGTTATGTTGCTGTGGCTATACAAGCTACACTCTGGAACattgttgtgtgagtgtgcactGGTTTAATTGGCCTAAATAATGAAATGGGGCAATAACagaactttctttctttgctaattaaaatgtaaagttgCCCTATTTGCCCATATTAATTTCTTACAGCTGTCAGGTGTTAGTGCAGGACTGAAGGCAGTGAAGCGGAACTTGGCACTGAGATACAGGTGACAGAAGAATCCTTGCGTATGTTATGAACCCATCAGTGTCAGGTgaaaaggaccagtgtgtaagTCCAGTACTGTGACCCAGTAAAGGGACTGGATTCTGAGTCTGTGAACAAGAAATGCAGTCTTTATGATCCCTTAATCCAGTGTAAACCTATGACACGAAGTGACACCTGCACTTTTGTTTGCATCAGGATGAGGAGGGGATCCGCAAGGCCATCTGGGAGAAGAACATGCGTATGATCGACGCCCACAACCAGGAGGCAGCGCTGGGCATTCACTCCTACGAGATGGGGATGAACCACTTGGGAGACATGGTGAGTACAGATAATAATGTCCTGATCCAGCAGACATGGACGGCAGAGATATAAGgtttagctttttttctccAGTGGAGGGTGTCTCACTGAAAGACTGTCCACTCAGGGAATGCTGGAAGAGTACGGTCTACAGCTTCTCTAAATGAGAAGTATCCTGTTTTGATTTGgctacagaaataaaattgacttgactttgTGTTTAAGACTCATCACGAGGcccagacagacaggcagaccaGCTTATCAGCATTCTTTCCCTTCTCCCTCGTTGACATCAACATGCTCTGAGATGCTTCAGATatgttgttgacatttctgTTCCCAGAATTCTGGTTCTCTCCTGCCCAATCACGTCTGCATAGCTTACAAGTTCTGAAAAGACCTGTTCTGTTAGTAGTTACAATCATCccacaaacataaacatcttgaaaaccaaaaatatcaTGTTCTCTAATTGTGGTGTAATGCTTATAGCACATTGCATTGTGgcagttttcctttaaaaccaTCATCAGGAGCAGGCTGATCACCAGTGTCACCAGTATCACCAGTATCAACTGACAGCAAAGTTCAGAATAACAGTGACTCTGATTAGTTTTGCAGTTCTCTCCTTGTTTTTAACATCCTCCAGTTACAATATGTAGCAGCAGCACAGTTTTGAGTCGAGGCAGCTCCCCACATACCAATCAAATCACTATTTCCTGGTTTCCAAGTGTTTATCCACAGTATCACTGGCTCAGCCCAGCTGCTGTGGTGCCAACGCTGAGACAGCTGTGTTAGGTTAATGAAGTAAAAATTTACCAACTGCCACAACAAGTAACTGTATAACTTCTGTGCCTTTCACGTGCCTCAGCATCTGATGTTGTACCACACATTCAAGTTTTccaaataagaaaaacaatggGAGACCAACAGGACCGGTTATAAGTTCTCCTCACCCAAGGTGTTGTCTTCAAtcgtattgttttgttttttgacctccaacACTCCAACAACCAAAGAGTCAGTTTATTATCATgtacaacaaagaaaagcattagCTCTCACTTCTGAGAcactggaaccagcaaatgtttcGCATTTTTCCTTAAAAATGACGAAAAAGATTATTCAATTGTGAAAATAGCTGCCGatcaattttctgtcaatcgaataatcagttaatctgcAGGTATAGAAACCAGAAATCAGCACTGGGCCACTTTTAGCTTCAGTCTGAGCAAAGTCTCAAAGCAAAGTGCATTCAGAGCATAAACTGATTAGCAGCTTTAGCAAGTGATAATTGCTCTGTCTGCTAACAGCATTCATTAGCAAACATCTTCACACCATAGTTTCTCACATTACGTACATGAAaccaaatgtgtttattttcagggAAGTGTGAGGTAAAACTTACTGAAAATCAGCTCCGGAGTGCTGAACGTTccctttttcctcagcttctaGCTGCTGTCATCCTTCTATCTTTATCTCTGGCGCATGTTGCAGCCCAGCGAGGTAAAACAAAATGGATTTGGTTTCCTCAAATCAGCTGCAGTCAGTGATTTCTGTGTCAGTGCAGGTCGTGACTGCTGGTTGCTTTTACATGAATACGCTTTAACAACCTGTTTATCAAAAATGAGTGGAAAGCAAGCTGCGTAAATACAGCATACCAGTGCTTGGGCTTATTTATGTGTGACAGGAACATGTATACACATCCGAATTCTGGATAAATGGCCAATTTCATGTTTATGTAGGACCAGGTGGCCTGGAAATGAAGGATGTGTTTCCATTTTCGCTTTGACTGGATGGAAACACTTAAGTGAAATGAAGGAAATTAACAGATGGTGtgtattttttccattaatgATCTTTCTGCTTGCAGACTGAACTGTAATGAAAGCACTGGGGAATTCTGATAATACTACACAGCAGGATTTTCTTTTAGATAATTTCTAAATATCATATAACCAGCAGtttcactgtgacagaaaacagcactGTGTGCACTGTTTTACCTTTTCAGGCGTGCCTTATGACACAGGACagaaatttcactttttaactGTGCTAAACCATCTCCTCATGAAATACTTTTCATCCTCCGTCACTCTGCTGAAtcaaatcctctctctctcatatctTCTTTTACTTGTTCTTGTCTTAAGTCTAAAAATaaatcctctctgcctcacttctCTTGTTCTAGCCTGAAAACATGTCTCACGATTATTCCAGGAACCAAGGAAAGTTTCACACCATTTACTGTCAGGCTGATACGACCCGTAACCTTTAGCCTCTGCACTCTGGGGTGCTTGTAATGTTTTTGATTTAGAAACTCAAGCTGCTGTCGCTCTCTTTTTTCCAAGTGTCAGAACGAGAGCCTCAGGAACATGAAACTTCATGACACACGATGAAAAATGGAACATTAACTGTGTCTCTGTTCATGCAGACGTCAGAGGAAGTGGCCGAGAAAATGACCGGCCTGCTGATCCCTACGAACCAGGAGCGCAGCTTCACCATGGCTCTGGACGACAAAGTGGAAAAACTTCCCAAATTTGTTGACTACCGCAAGAAGGGCATGGTGACTCCAGTGAAGAACCAGGtcagacaacaaacacaaccttATTGTATATCAGGTGTCTGAAGCTTTTTCCAAGgtagagaccaaacacagagtttaaagagagagaacatcacactcacattcaccaGCTTGCCAGAAACGTCCAAATGATTTCTAATGTTGCTCCCTAATTGCTGGATgagtaaataagcaactgtttccTAACAACTTTGTCATGTCAACTTAAAGGCTGATTATATGTAAatgttcacaacttgtttctgctgccccccaGTGGCCAAAATCCTCAGTTGCTTCAGGTTTAAATAGAAGACGACGCATGGATAGATCCAGTCTGATTAAGCAGACTGTGGCGGATGAGTATTACGCAGATGGACAAAATGAAAGCTTATTTAATTCATAGGCAGAGAAGTGGAGGAACCTGTTGGTTGACTAAATCAGTCAcattcccagcagcagcagcagcaacatatCTGAGAAACTAGACAGTGTCACTGCAGTATAAGAAAATATGACAATGAACAAATCTTCAGAGCACAAGTGAGCACGGGGCTGTTATCAAGCATCAAGATCATGTGGAAGAAATTTATTACACAACAGATCAGAAACATGAGAGAACATACTGAAAGGACTGTGTCATAGTTCATAGGAATCAAAACAAGAATAACCAGTGTCTCACTTTGGAGGAAGTTGTTGTATTTTTGCAGCTGTCATCTTCCTGCTCTTAACGCTTATGGTAACTGAGGCATAAACAGTAATTTACATATAGCAGTTCCCATTGGGCTTTGGCATGTGACAATGTTTCTTTGAGTCTTtgtgaaaaagtgagaaaaggtTCCCAAGGCTGTTTTCAGGCAAAATGTCAAGGATCCTGTTTGATTTGTGTGAGGAAATGTGGCTGTTGCAGGCAAAGGTTAAAATTTATGACATCAACTGcgaacataaaaagaaaagaacatttaGTTAAAACGGGATTTGTTATAGTTAAATAAGAAATGTGTATTTTAggtaaatgtttattatttgacCTTGAGGAAATCTACAATTTTCAGCAGGTTCATTGTGGAAAATAGGAAACTAATTATAAGATATAATTGAAATGTTGATTTTTACCCACAGAAACCTTGTAAAACAGCATCTTACTTCACTTCTTTTATCCACTGCATCTtatgaaaacatcacaaggtCTTCACCCAGCAGTGAAAAGACTTTTTATTCattaatactgtaaatattcagAAACATCCAACATGTGCGAGTGAAGCAGTGGCCTTGCAGCAGCATGTGACCtcaaaaaaagactgaatgagATTCAGAGTTTGTGTCAAACATCTTCTTTTGTAGCTTTAAAAGAAAACGAtaataaggaaaaaagaaaaatacctgGAAACATCTTCCATTTTTCCCCTTTAACCTTAAATAGTgtttcttctgttgttgtttagttttagtcagctttaaatgtgtttctccattgctgtttcctttttatGAGGCAAATAGTAGTGATTAAATTAGCCCAAAATGTAAGATTATTttttaaccttaaaaaaaataaaaagataagaaaagaagaagaaaaccccCAGATTTGAGCTTTTGAAAGTGGGTGGGACAAAgtcatgatttttttattttaattcagttaaaTTATGCTTTTAAATGCTTTGTTGTAGTTTTTGAGTGTGAACAAATAAGTGCAGACggtttttgtgtttctggcaAACTTACACACATATTTTGTATGTTTCTGTAGCAAGTGTCATGTGACCGTGGAGTTTATGCGGAggactttctctccctctggtGGTTGCAAACCAACCTGCAGTCATAAACAGGATTTACGGAGCTGTCCCTCAGCTGCCTGTTGTCCATGAATTATTCAGCAGACCGACAGCCCTCTGTGCATACTAACAACGCTGCTGTTTCCTCTACACTTCCTTTTATGATGACTgaattgtgttttcatgctttgtttgtttgaggcTAATTTCACTTCAGAACGCCTCCAGTGAGGTGACGTGATTACACAGGTTTTCTAACTCAAAGCCAGGCGAGACGTTGTAGACGCACTGTCAGGGTCCTcccatatattattattattaatgagtTATTAAACAGCACATTTCTCACTGTGTGACAGCGACATACGTCTCCTATAAATCTGTACAACACAAACTTCCTGTCCAAAACAGCAGCATTGTGtgaaccaaccaaccaaccttTCAACTCAAAGTTGTCAAAGTCTGTCCCCTagtggacaaagaggagaagacacaagctgcttctgtctagttttcatttctcattATTAATAACTTTAATTTTCTTTGGGCTAATGAGAAGTTGACGAGGTGCTAAGATGCCGTCTTCCAGTGTTAttcttattttgtctttgatatCCAACCGAGCtctgtcctttttcttctgacttcatttagtttttattgttcaGTGATTTTGGTAAATACctggtttgtttgcttgttatAATAATCAAACTAAGCTTAACATCATTAAGCCTCttgctgtcctctctgtctttcactcctGACAGGgttcctgtggctcatgttggGCCTTCAGCTCAGCCGGAGCCCTCGAGGGCCAGTTGGCCAAGAAGACGGGTCAGCTGCTGGACCTCAGTCCTCAGAACCTGGTGGACTGCGTCTCAGAGAACGACGGCTGCGGAGGAGGATACATGACCATCGCCTTCAAGTATGTCCAGGAAAATGGAGGCATTGATTCTGAGGAGGCGTACCCGTACGTCGGAGAGGTAAGGAAGTCGCTGTGCCACTCATACGTAACTAAGAAACACATTTCCCCTCAGTGGGTCGATTTCTTACCCATGAAAATTTTCAGTCATCTTCATAAACTATCATGTGACTTGTGGCTGTAGCAAAGTGTTCAccacattttttcttctttcctgtcaTGTGTTAACACTTGTTCCCTTGCGTGTGCTGGTGTGACACCACCATTCTGTGGCCATAAACCAGAAGTTGAACCAGTTTCGATGTCCAACCTGTGTCCTTATAGATGTGTAATGTCACCGGGACGCTCGACATAAACTTTGCAAGATGGGGCAAAAAaggggacaaaaagaaaaagcagttcTATTACGAGTGAGacaatttcatattttaattaGTGTCAGTTGTTAAACAGTGTTAACCCTTTTTTATAGTTCAACAAAGTCTTAGGACTTAGCCCCAGTCACACTCCTCAGAATCCTACCCCAtccaaaggaaagaaaatcttTAGGCAGAGTCAGGCtgttccccctgtttccagtctttatgctaagctaagctaatatCTTCTAACTCTCAAAATTCCTTAAACTTTATGGTTTTAAATACCAACAGTCTTACacccaaaaaaaatctttcagaaaagaaaaagatttttttttttttaccacaataGAGCGacagacacaaactgaaacCAAGGTGGTCAACAGTTCTTCAGTCTGCTGTCAGAATGTCATGCatggtccacacacacaaaaaaacatcaaaatcatTGTTCTGTTTTGAGCGTCAGCGTCAGCAAGTGGAGGTGATTCAGCAGAAATGATGAGGGaaagtcagtgtttcagttatttatgtgtgtgagaaggaAGTAGAACTTCTTCTTAATGATGAGAGGCTGCCGCGTCCCCATTGTTCACATACCAGGAATATACTGAAGCTGTGATCAAGCACATGACGTGAAATATGCATGTGACAGTAAAACCACAGGGTCTGATGCACAGAGTTATTTTCATGATCGGATTATCCAgagacttctttttttgttttgctgatcaattatttatttgatctataaaacatcagaaaacagctgactAATTGTTGCACCTCTGCATGACAgtaaatttttttctttgtcatttggaaattcttgttttcctctttcatgaaacaccacaaacaaataCTTTCAGTATTTCCCTCCTCCTTTGTCTGCAGGACCAGCCGTGCCGCTACAATTCATCAGCCATGGCGGCTCAGTGCAAAGGCTACAAGGAAATCCCTGAGGGTGACGAGCACGCACTGGCTGTCGCACTGTTTAAAGTGGGTCCAGTATCTGTGGGCATCGACGCCACACAACCCAGCTTCCAGTTCTACCAAAGAGGTCAGTGGCGCTCAGACATCTGTTCTCTGTTAACAGACATGTCCGGCCATTGTTGTGATTTCTGTCATTTCATGCAAATAGTGGGTAAAGTAGACACTGAAAGCACTGAGCTGATGATACAACACTTACAACACTGTAGATTCTGTGGAGGCGTTAGAAGTGCATCGCAGTTAATTAGCAACTACAATGAAAAGAACCTTTTTCCCATTTTAccagtggttttgtttttacccTTTGACTGTGAATATTGTTACATGGCTCCAATTTTCTGAAGGTCTTCGATGCAGCAATCAGTTCCTGTGTGCTTTACTGTTATAGTCACAGTTGTGTTATTGTGGCATTGTAATGCAGTTATGAGCAGGGACTGTGTTGAACCCCATCTGTTGGTGCATTAAAGGAAGCGCTGACATTCTGTATTTCACAGTTGGCTGCCAGACTGCACTCTGTTCGATGCAGGAAACAATCACAACAACCAGCAAGTCACATTAGCCTTTATACAGTGTCCTCGTCTTATGTATTGTTTGTCTCCTGCACACAAAACAGTTCATGCACACAAAGTTTTACTGTAGACAGCTCTAAGTCTTGAATGTTTAAGAATCACCTTAGATCCCCTAAGATTCTTTTTATCCAGGGATTTTAGCAAACTGAGGAGTGTTTACATTCCCTCATTTAAAAAACTGGGTGTCTCAAATTTTGAttcgagttttttttttagacccaAACTGTTTAAAGTTTCCAGAAAACTACTGATCTTTGAGGTAAAGAGTGTTTAGGGTCTGAGCAAGTTGATCTTTTTAAAATGGGGAaatctgagctcacagtctcTCGTGTGTCCAGGTGTTTACTACGATGCCAACTGTAACAAAGACGACATCAATCACGCTGTGCTGGCAGTAGGCTACGGAGTGAACACCAAGGGGAAGAAGTACTGGATCGTCAAGAACAGGTGGGACACATCACCTGTCTGAATGGCAGCAGGTGGCTCATAAAGCCGCCAAGATGAAACAAAGGGTTGTTTGTGATGCGTTCCGTCGGCCGCGTTGATGGCAGGCTGATAACATGAAATGCTGTTTGACTCCTGGCGATGCTCAACACCTctcacttctctttctttctgtctctgtcgcCGTCTTTTGTCTCTCCCTGACAGCTGGGGCGAGGGCTGGGGCAAGATGGGCTACATCCTGATGGCACGCAACCGTGGCAACCTCTGCGGCATCGCCAACCTCGCCAGCTACCCCATCATGTGAGGAAGTTGAGCGTGGAGCTCAGGAAGGAGGAAGACGAGAGTGGACCAAGGGGCTTTGCTTaggctactgtacatgaagagaGTTCCTTCCAAATCTCAGTAACCACTAAGAAAATAAACGAAAGGTTCTACTTTGTTTACTAAGATTTTTCAATTAGCAAACATACTTTTTAAATTGGACTTACTATCTTTTGGAATGAATCTCTTCTGGTATCAAAAAGGGTTAAATGTTATGGACTCTTGGATTCAGGCGTCCTTAAGAAAAAGTCTGAGGACGTTTGGTTATCTTGAGTTATTTGAAGCACTTTGAACCCCTGAagtcttttcagttttatctccAAAGCAGCAGACTTCCACTGTGGTTGGCtccataaagaaaaacacacacattatcagtACCTCGAGGGCATGGTGTTAGTGACGCTAACCAAAGTGCCAAGTTAAATCTACAGACCCACCAGACACAACcagcattttacagtgtttggcTGCTAGTCGGTGACACTTTCAgtctttaattttaattacagtttgtgtgaaaacgaaatttaaattcagtgtaACAGGCAGGAAACATTGCTGGGCAATGGTAGCTCCTCCTTTCCTGTTGGTGCACAGTCCTTTTTAAATCCCAGCCAGTTTTTCTCTTGATTGTGTcgacttttgttgttgtttttgttctgttcagcACTTTTCTGATGATTAAACTGTAAACGGATGTTTTCTAGGAAATTGAATAAAGGTTTCATTTTGAATCTGAAAGTTTCATTTGGAATTTTTTATGTTAAACCAAGAACACATGAGACTTTTAAGGTCAGCAAACATCCAGCCCCAGGACTTTAACTGGCTCTTTGGTACAAGTCTGATAAACCTACATTAACTTAATAAACTTGATAACACAATGATGAACCCACTCACACCccgacacacaaacaaatgcctGTCAGCTACACTTCCACAATGTTGAAGTGACATCACATCCTGTGAATTTGTGCATGAGCTGCACTTACATCAGTACACATGTGATGCTTGGCTGCACAAACTGATGACAACATGCAGCTCCTCACAGAACCAGTTGCTCAAAGTGGACCAGTTTTTGTCAACAAAGACATATTTTATTTAGAAGGATCAGTTGCTTCTTGTGAACTCGGTCTTTCACAAATCTGCTGTAAATATAAGGATCATATAAATCCCAAAGAATGACTCTGTAACATCTCATACTTCCCCCACACAAAGACAGGCGCGCTGTTTGAACTGTGCGTGGTTCTGAAAAGAAGTCTAACGAGTTCCATCTCTGGTCGCACAGAGCAACACAGAGCTTGTGTTCACATCTATGAACACTGTTATAAGAACGTGTcgatgctctttttttttgccaaatgagGATAAACATGAACTGGCATCCTCACTCAGGAAGAGGAACCATGGCGTCGTCGCTCAGAATCAAAACTAACCCACCTTAGTGTCATGTTATTATTGTGGTTTCCCTTTGACCAAGGaccacagatacacaaaacCTCGACACAACTGAACAGTTTCCATTTAGTTCAATACACTTGTTCAGTTTTATCGTGGTGTCATGCTGTAATATGAACAATTAGTTTGTCAGGGGCCGACAAACTAATTGTGAGTTAGTGATATGGTGAATGGGTTTATTCCTCCGTCCATCCAGcacagtggcggttctacattgaattactccctggccGACTCCCCCTCCAagcgcccccccacccccacccctcagatatcagaaattaaataaatatactctatatacataaaagtggcaaaaatatacacaatcacacataacaacagcagagaataacaattgtataaaataaaagcaatataattttattattttagaataataaagagggcggcacggtggtgcagtggttggcactgtcgcctcacctgtttttattttatatctgcGGCTGTGAGGACAGGCTGGTGCGGTACACTGATGTTGCATTTTATGGTGTAAAAAAACATTCCGACCACCGGCCGGGAACGGACCGGCCATTCAGGAAACTTCCCACACCGACAAAGCTatgccaccatgccccctggatCACGgtgccgctctgtacagtaatgtccaagaggccaccatgccccctcgTCGCGGGTCACggtgttcttttatttaaatgagaagaaatcaccaaatcaccagcatacacacatacgtacatacataaaaacccattttctgtattttctgcatgtatggacttttggagaaaagagaaagagctcTCTCACAGAAAAGTAAGAGAGGTGATGATCATATGACTCCTCATTGACAAAGGAGGAGTCATATGATCATCACCTCTCTTTCGGTCCTTCGGTCGCGGTGcggctgtgtgtcccacaatacaacattgcaccgcGGCCTTTGGTCGCGGTGCGGCTGATTGTCACCTGTCTTGTCGGTAGGCAATAGTTTTGACGGAGagggaacctgatctcatctttgtcaaggaggagtcatatgatgatcatcccattggccagcagattcatttcacagataacaagaaaagtactttaaaaaaaatctgtgactgAAGGCCAC
Proteins encoded:
- the ctsk gene encoding cathepsin K; translation: MLSCVCVLLLAASALGHLEEASLDAQWEQWKITHKKEYNGLDEEGIRKAIWEKNMRMIDAHNQEAALGIHSYEMGMNHLGDMTSEEVAEKMTGLLIPTNQERSFTMALDDKVEKLPKFVDYRKKGMVTPVKNQGSCGSCWAFSSAGALEGQLAKKTGQLLDLSPQNLVDCVSENDGCGGGYMTIAFKYVQENGGIDSEEAYPYVGEDQPCRYNSSAMAAQCKGYKEIPEGDEHALAVALFKVGPVSVGIDATQPSFQFYQRGVYYDANCNKDDINHAVLAVGYGVNTKGKKYWIVKNSWGEGWGKMGYILMARNRGNLCGIANLASYPIM